CTCGGGGATTTTGAATGATATTCGAGTCGTCGGAGGACGGGGATAGAGTCGGAAACACGCCCAGGGGGTGCATGGGAGGTCGGTGTGCATCCCCCACAGACCGAATCAATCGTTTCACATAAGATAATCGTAGGACGAAACAACCCCGTGTAAAAAAGAGTAAAGAAGATAGAAGCCTGGGTGAGTTTGAGCGGTGTACTTGTGacataaaattgaaagtttcGCGATAACCAGCGCGATATTCTGAGGGTCGTACCTTGACGTCTAGGCCGGAATATCAGAGGCGAAtgttattcttcattttccaTCTCGTCAGCCATTTACAACCATGGGGGCCCCGCCACGGTTGCCCCGACAGACTCGGCCGCGCGCGGCAAAATCCTATTTCATTTAGTCTCCGCACAATCCCCACAGACTCGAATCACCTGTCGTTGTAACGATCGTTTCTTACATCCATTAAGTACGACTCGAGCTACCTCCCGCACTTACAGCTATTCATTTGTGCCGATTATTCGGTCTAATTTCATTCTAGATGTAACAAATTCGAATACATTCCGTCCGCCATGTTTGGGGAAACACTTGCTGGGCTGCTACGCGGGTCAAATCAGCGACCGAATAACCCAACATAAACAATCCTTGCATCGcactgaaaaaattcgagcACTAAAGAACGAGGCCGGGCCGgtttcgagatattttttaaccgaCCGATCGGTGACCGAGGCTTCGTTTCGATCCGACGCTAGTTCGTCAAACCGTAAAGCAGTCCAGTTTCCGCCTGACGGTACACTCACTGCCATAATGCTGTCCGCCTTTCCAATTTGTTTACATTCTGAAAGGTCCTTTAAACTCGTCGATGGGGGTGACAAATTAACCGCTGATCCGGACTCACTGCCGAACGAAATTGTGCCCTACCACCCTTCGACCGATCTACAACATTACGGCTGTATTTACATCGCTATCGGGAAAGACCAGAAGCCGGTCATTTTCGTCACGTACTTCGTCGGCGGTCCGGTGGTGCATTCGTAATAACTTCATACCCACTTGCACACACGCCTGATTCTATAACCCGACACCCGGGTTTTATACTCGTGTCGGGAATTGATCACGCGCACTGAACTCTACATGCATCATTATGTCTATCGGCAACTGGCCGTTCATGTCTGACCTAAGGAACAATAGGGGGAAAATAATCGGGGCACTTGCAATGCAATATTTATATGCCTACGTATACGCGATGTTCGCTGCTGCCACGGGACCGCCAAGCCACAACATGTGACGTAAGAATTACGTGCATATGTGTACTACGTGACGCACGTTCCTGTATCCCGACAACTGTAAtcttttttgcaaattataatGCACCGAGATTCAATCGCTTTTCACGCATTGTTTGCGTTCAATGATTTGCCATTTTGAAATCTTTGCACCGATTTCTTCCGCCATTCTTAATTCTTGTCCTTTCTTCTGCtcagcgatgaaaaatttcgctgcattgttaatttgaatatataacAACAATGGAACGGAATTTATTAAGAGGAGGATAATACAGTTGACAAACGGAAAATATTAAGAAGATTCAATACCTGTATGCACATGAGAAGGGAATGAAGATTGAGGAATTGacgtagaaaataaatattacattttattgGTGAATTCACTGTTACGGCTATAGATACgtgttgtacaattttattttatacaataaacTAAGCATATCAATGGTGTCTCATATTTCTCACCTTTCGTGTAGACAAACATACACACAAATTATACGTGAGGAAATATCTCAAAGCTTTGATCTCATAATATACACGATATAAAAAGCATTCGTAGGAAATGACTCTCAACACCGATGGTCTCAAAACGTTATTAGTGACAATCGTAATACGTCTATCAGGTATCGGCCGATGAATCAGTGACGAGCATCCGCCAAGTTCACTgctatttataaaatatatacattatttatacatatacacatttCTACATGAAGGATTTTGCAGCGTATATAATAACGAGGTCGAAGGTATAGGTAACGTTAAAgcaatgaaaagttgaaagaaagatTATTATTTTGCAACTTCAGAGTAACTTTCAAGGAATTAAGTTCGCGATATATGGGTATATGGCAATATTGTTAACGGTGTATTatgatttactgaatttcagacaattcgagattttctgaaaatgcaTCGTTATAATGACGTGACGTCTTTCAACCTCATTTGTAATTTCCAATTAACGTTTTCGTTTTACAGAAGggattttcttcttcgtaGTTAGTTTCGGCctatcaataaaaattaaacacatACGTTGCATTAGGAAAATAAAGTGCGCATCGTTTATTAATACTGTAAGCTAGGTTGAATATTGTGCATTTGAGTTGTACGATAATATTATGGACAACATTCAAGATATAAATTCTATCGAATATTTCGTGCAGAATACAATCGCCAGGTGCTTGACACGCGATTCATTGATCAAGGAGTGTTCGGAATTTATCGAACTGTACGAAATATCGCCTGTGCAGCATGCAACAACCGTGTAGTGATCAATAATATTCCGGTATTAATTTTTCCCAAAGAAGAAACGCaatcagaaaaaaacaattacagGAAACTGCATCGGATTTGGGATTGACAATGcagtaataatatattaataaaatcgacatgtagaaaatattaagtaaaaatatacacattataTACAAGGTAAATAAACTCGTGGGAGTAATCCTAATAAGTGTTCCGATTCCTTGACGTATTTTTCGTCGTGaaatctcattttttttggtttttatcgTATTCTATATTTCGTTTTATACCCCTTACAGAAACGTTATTAATATTCAAGCGCGAATTGGTAAATCAATTACTATGATGAGATCATCACAACTTTGACGACAAATCAGCCGAACAATTTGATTCCAAAGttaggaaaagagaaaaaaacaattaatctCCAACGATGTTAATTGCACCAATAGTAGCGAACACGAAGGATACAACTTCCTTATCATGTAATAAAAGGGATTCTgagcaaatttgaataacactAGCTGAAATATCAACAAGATATCAATGATTAGGCCCCAGTATTTTTCGCCcgattttttacgttttcgggctcattttcatCGCTGACCGGATCCCTACAAATTGTCCCAAGAaacgttcaagaaattttacatttcagcATAGTTAGACCGCGAGAATATTAATTGTTGACGAACATCTGTTGTAACGTACTTtcaaaaatctatcctcaTCTGCGTTGGATTTGACTGTTTATTAATCTTTTTCAGCGATTTCTGGAGACCTCTGTGGTAAACACATGAATCCCGAAAACGATCGAATCACATAAGAAACACTAGAGTTTAATaacttcgaaaatttgaaatgaagcaTTTTCTCGAATTGCTGTTATAACTTGGCTTTTGCTATTTGAAGTTGCTAAGATTGATTTCTTTCACATATTGAGAATCTTGTTCCTTTCATATTAACCATTATTGGCGTTAATGTTACCGCCAGAGAATTGTTAagcagtgttttttttttcttcttacccAATTTCTCATGCAGAAAGTTTGGACAATTCGTCGTTGCAGCATTGAACTGACTCAATTCCTTGAAGgaaacgaggctgaagttagcaAGGTTggcgtaacgaaacatcagaaaaaccaaatttcagacgaggctgaagttagtaacgttaatgtatcgaaacgttgaaacagAATTTACTATTTTGCACCTTTGGACTATCCGAagaagttgaatttacaaaatctgagtttatcgatgctgtaTTAACAGTTTACGAAATTCTGAATAATCCTAGAGTTGCGAATTAACAACTTTTTCCAAAGATGCATCAttacattaacgttacaaacttcagccTGATAATTTCAGACGATCCTAAAAACGTGAAATAACGATGACTTCtcctaaacatgcatcgttacagtaacgttgctaacttcatCTTGGTTGAATTAAAACATTTTCTTCTTGACAGCGGTGTACCTTTCCATATACTGCTCGTAAAATTCCAAGGAAGCAAAGTCTTTCATAGCGAATAAATTTCCCTCAAGCGCGAGTGTCGAGACCTTGGAGTCCCTAAGAATACGAGCGGGAATCGAGGCGAGTTGAAGGCAGTTTTCCTCGAGTCGAAGAGTCTTGAGACGTGGACATTCGGCGAGGTTTTCGGAAATCGATGATATCTGGTTCTGGTTGAGGTTCAGCTCGATTACGTGAAGCCCCGAAGCCTCGTCCGGCACGACGGTCAGTTTGTTTTTCGAAAGGTCAAGGACGTCGAGGTGTTTCAGGCCGCTGAAGACCCCCGGAAATTCGTTTATTTGATTGTCGGAGAGGTTGACCTGCTTCAGCATCGTTAGCCTCGACATCGACGTCGGCAGCACTCTTATCTGATTGAAACTAGCGTTCAAGTTTTCCAACTTTCCAAGCCTTCCGAGCACATCGGGCAAAGTGCCAAGTTTGTTGTGGCTGACGTTTAAATTCTTCAGCGAATTAAAGTCGCCAATATCGTTCGGCAGCTTGGCGAATTTATTTCCCGAAAGGTCGAGTATCCTAAGAACGGATTCCAACGCCTTCAATCCCTGTGGAAACTCGTCAAGTTTTTTGTTAGACAAGTTCAACACACCGGTTTTACTCGCAGTATCGTATTGCTGCTTCAGCCCTGAGTTTCCCATTGTGTTTCAGCCTCTTCCTCTCGAACGGTGTCTCGAATATCGCGGTCTCCGATTGTCCGGCCGACTTCACGCAGTCCGCATCTCTGCTTCAACGTTTTCAGGGTTGAGTGTACTATTGACACTTGGAAATTATCGGAAACTTTTCCCACCGACTGTACCAGCGCACGAGTGATTCGGTTTGGCCAACTGCGCCGCTGTCACCTCGCGAGAATCCGAAATCCGTGCAAGTTTCGAGCCGTAAATACACGCGATGGTGCCAATAACGACGTACACAAAAACCGCGTACCGGGAGCCGATATTGGGTGCGAAAACCGCCGACGGAAAGTTCAAAACGCGTCTGATAAACGGCGGCAAATAAGGAAAGGTCAGACGCACAAACGTCTCCCTAAATTGCCGAGGAGTGTCCGTCGCAGCTTGGCCAAAGCGTGATCAGATGTCGCGGCGATCGTCGGACTGAGCGCGCTGCCGAAGATGGTTGACAAGGGAAAATGTAGTAGTGGTGCGGTGCCGAGTTTACGTAGAGGAGAGAAGCGAGTGTGAATCGGTTGAACCGCATCTATGTGAAACAGTCGAGTGTCGAGTCGTTCGAACAGTGACCGTCGCTTTGAGAAAATGGTGAGATAGTGAGCGGCCGGCGTTAAGCAGACGACGAACATGGCCTCCACACCAAAGTCGGAAAAGTATGGAGGTAAGTAGACGCGCCTCTGACAGGGCGAAGGATCATCGGTATCGAATTTTACCACACACGGCCGCTCGGCTGCTCGAGTGCCACTCGATATATATTCATCCGAATATCGAGACCTCCGAAGCTTATCTAAATCGCGCGGCGTGACGTCGCGCTACCGCAATCGTCTCGATCCCGGGACCGGATGCAAAACGTCAAAATCATATGCGGAGGGAAAATTCTCGCGCGCCAATTCTCACCGCGAtcgtcttttatttttaccgccGCGTCCGATCCCGCGGAATTCAATCAAGAGCCAAGGTCCTTACAATCATCGTTCTTCGCCGTCGCCTCCCGATCCTTGCGGATCAGGCTCGCCTTCGACTCCGTAGAGTTTTCGTTTCGAGGAAGCATGTTATAGTCGCAGGACTCGGGATACAAAACAACGTTTTCTCATTGATCCTTGCCGCCGCTCACGGCACGTGCTGCATCCTCCTGCCTCTCGCAAGGCCCTGCCCAAAAGTTTATTGTCCTTCCCCTCCGTTCCTCTTTCTCACTCTCGGTAAATTATTCGTTCATCTCGTTCATTCCCGCGAGATTGGCGTCCGTCTCGAGTGGAAAATGTGTGATCTGAAGGAGGCtgaagttcgtaacgttattgtaatgatCCACCTTTTGGAACATCGTTACTTCACGATTGCACGGATGTCGGAAATGCAGTAAATCATAACCAGGAAAACcttgttcatattttgaagACTTGACTACTTCAAAGTCACTACAAACttgcaaaatagtaatttttccgCCCTAaggtttcgttacgttaatgTTGCTATAACCTCATTGATCTAAATAATCTTGCTGCTGGAGGTTCAATCCATCCATGAATACCAGGGTCATAGATACAAATAGTGTAACGAGTGCAATGTATCCGATGTCTAGTTTGTATAATAAAACTGTTACACAATCTTGTCTGCACCTTGTTTAGTCTCTTTAGTCTCATTTATTCACTCTATTTTGGCGCAATCCTCTGAGTTGTAAATCAAGTTCATCCATAAATCGAGTTTTCAAATGTCGAGGTCAGATTTCCACTTACTTACGCTTAGTATTTAAGCTAGTAAGCCCTGTTAAAACTTTTGACACGAgtctgaagttagtaacgttaacgtaacaaaACATTCtgggaaaaaattactattatGCAAGTTTACACTGATTTTGAGGTAGTCAAGTTTTCAAACTATGAATAAGTTTTGCCTTATTatgatttactgaatttcaaacattcctgcaattgtgaaataacgatGTTAAACGTTAATCATTACAATAACATTACTAACTTTAGCCTTATCTTTTGGGAACCGAGTTTTAACAACGTGAGATCTTTGTATTTTCGATTGGCTATCTTATCAGGGATTCGCCGcattgaatttcagaatttcGAATTATGATTCGTATAACAGGAACTTCAACAgctcacccccccccccccccccccccccccaattaGGATCATGTTCTCGTGCAATTACTCTGCCCCAACTCTGATTACTCGCTGGTCCTGAAAGGGTTGATTATTTGCATTTGGTCGTTATAAAAAACCTCCACGTTTGCATGATGAAAAGTACGTTTTTAATGTCTGGATGTGATTGAGGTTCGCCTACAAATTACTCCATGACTgatctctccctttctctctcttcccctctttgttttctctctttgttcTCTCCCCACGTACGTTCTCGCTTTAAGTTGGGGTCGCGACCAGCCCACTAGCTGTGTGGCATTAACGGTAATAACGCGATcgacaataataacaataattataataataacgcgACACTATTACGCACTGCGTAGTTGTAATCCGGTGAGCACGCGCCACTGACACCCGATACCGAATTTGCAGCTGTTTAGTTGTTGCTCGGATTCACCGGTCATGACATAAAAAAGTCGCGTTACTGCAGCCGTTATCACCAAAGAAAGTTGTACCGTAGAATTGTGTTCTTATCTTCCTTGCCACGAAagcaaaacaaagaaaagacgTATAAATTTTACTCCTGAGTTAACAGAATATGAAAGATACATGCATATGTAATAGAAAGAgcgaaataagaaaaatgttgtGTCTATCTCGACTGAGTAAACTGATGTAAACATAAGTTGATGTGGACGACTCTGTTCCATCCATCTTCTTCGTTACTGCAGTTGGATGTATCAAGTAGCGTGAAAACAATTCATAGATAGATGTATGTACGTAGATAGATCGTTGCTAAATGTTATAAATGTCAGATGACGCTGCTCCAGCTGCTCGTGGATATCGCGTTATACACGGCAGCATGTGTTAAGCTCCTGATCGAATTCTTGTCTCTTGACTAATCGATTTAGTGGTTTGTTGTTTTCTTCCTTATCTTATCGCCGAACTCagaagggagggaggaagaTGCTTTCGGTAACTGAAGCAAGTGTGGTAATCATTAAGAGCTTACTCCCCCATTTGGTCCAAATAAGTCCCACACGAGTTCGTAATataacgaataatatttattagtgAATAGTGGACCTTTACATTCCTTTACATTGTGCGTCTGATTATGAACTGAAACCCCCTGGCACCGCCCGTAGAAGGCTCGTTTAATTTAGAGAAGAGGTTTCATACACATGTGTCTAACTTGTCCATCGGACCGTCACCCGACTATTTTACATTCAGGTTAAAACATGAGTTCGTCGTATTAATTACAAAATCAATCGCCGACGCTGCGGAGAGAAGAATTCAGAGGAATCATTTGTGCGTACCTAATATACTCAAAACAAGTTTTGAATTACATTGTAGCTGTGAATCTCCTCGGTAGCAGAACCCTAAAGATTTATCCAACCTTCGTCAGCAAGTCGTCATCGTCCTCTCTAGACAGAATTGTGCTTAATTCGAGTTGATTCGTTGGCGGATCTAAATCGGTGTGACGGTCGGCGTTGCTTGTAGAGTGTGTAACACACCGTCAAATATGCTGCCATGTGTAATTCTGTTGTACGACACGCCGTAAGAATCGTTCGAACATTCTTCCTGCGGTACGTCAGCTAACGACACATTACCAATCCCCGGCCGAGTTATAGAAATGTTGGGGTTTTTTGCGTTGTGTAAAGAAGAATAAATGAGCACGGAGGTCATTTTTCCACATCTGATATGAACCGCAGGATGCGAATGTGGGTACGCAGTGAAAATGGAGACGGCTGGGCTGCGCGTCGCATCGAGAAGACGGAACGAGAGACCTATGAAAGGCAAACTCATTACATCTCCATCTCGGTAGttcattgaaataattgtataGTACGCTCGTCGCCGTCGTGCGCTTCGCTCTTCACCGCTGTGCAAATAGCGGTCCTGTATGCCGCAAGGGAAAGGAAGAAGGGTGGACCGAAAGCGAACAAGAGACAGAccgagagagagggagaaagagaccGCGAACGTTGGGATGGGATATGAGGACGCGTTAGGatggaaataaagaaagagaacTGCGGAAATTGGGACCGAAATATTGTGAAACTTTTTCGCTACCGATTCCATTCCGGGAACCATTGTTTCGACCATTCTTGTTCGTGATTGTTGAAGGTACaagtcgaataaaattttacccgATTTTTAGAGgatcttgatttcttttttacttatcGTTCGCTCCAGCTCCTTTTGTTTGCTGATTTGCGACTTGACGTTCGGCCGCTGGTGCAGGCTTCGCCCTCAAGTTCATTTCAATGGGATTCATGAATATGCATGTGTTACTTCCTCTCCATGCTATACACTCAAGACTGGACAACTTTGATCTTGGTATGCAAAAAATAACGAGCAACGACTCTTGGCATGCACATACAATTTGTGTAACGTAGGTTGCACCTATCGTGCACACTTCGCGTATATAATGGCATAAGGTCGTAaccaaaaaaatgtaaatttagtAACAAAAGAGTGtgtaattctttttcatcgaTCGCTTTGCAAATGGTGAAAACTTATAATTCAATCGAAATtaagagtttgaaaatataaaggGAAAAGGTCACATGTTATGAAgctgaagtttgtaacgaCACCTTTGGAAGAAGTCGTGCCTTTGCAATTTTAggattacttgaaatttagtCATCTGGCAATACAGCGTCAATGAACTCAAATCTTGTAAATTTAACTTCTATAGGTATTCTAAAGgtgcaaaatagtaatttttgtttcaacgtttcgatacattaacgttactaacttcagcctcgtcgTACGTTAAgcaaatacaatatttttcataagtatacgtgaaaaaaaaagatccaaACGGAAGATCCTAATCACCATATTTTTGCAGTCGTTCTAAAAACCAACGATACATGAAtcaaaatcggaaaaaatgcAGAAACCTTTCAAAACAATTCTCGAAGCTAAAACCGAAAAGCTGCAaccactaattttttttttaaattctgaaaacGCTTTAAGACTACTGAAACGCACAAAGAATTAAAACTGACAAAGTTATTTTACAGTTACGGTGTAGATTTTCTCAACGTCGATTATCCAAATCGTCAATTATAGGAATGATAggaataacagtaataatttttggcaATTGCGCCGTTAGGCAACTACCGTagtagataattttttcaattttcaccagcaggtgattcaatttcaacgtttctgaCCATATTTTCAtggttttataaaaaaatatacgacatCTCGCCTTTTTCAACAGGAAAATGTCGTAAGTTGGCGCTTATGCCATTAGACACGCGACTTTATACCACTACGTGACTTTGCACTCGGTTCCTTCCTCAACTTTCTTCACTACGGCTTAACTTGACCTTAACGCCACTTCATGCACAGTATAATCCGTAAAAAGGATCATCAGGATTAGCCGTTGCCCAATTTGAGCTACACTCGATACAATTAATCCTCTGAATAATAGCGATCCCTCGGCATCGAAATTATGAAAGTATAAAAGATGGAAAACTCTGACCGAGTATATTATACTTGATGTTTTCATTTGCAGGTAAGGCGGAAATGTTTGTTGAGAATAATCTCCATCAAACGGTATCATAGATCCAAATTGAACTGACTTTTAATTA
This is a stretch of genomic DNA from Neodiprion fabricii isolate iyNeoFabr1 chromosome 2, iyNeoFabr1.1, whole genome shotgun sequence. It encodes these proteins:
- the LOC124176957 gene encoding leucine-rich repeat-containing protein 57; the protein is MGNSGLKQQYDTASKTGVLNLSNKKLDEFPQGLKALESVLRILDLSGNKFAKLPNDIGDFNSLKNLNVSHNKLGTLPDVLGRLGKLENLNASFNQIRVLPTSMSRLTMLKQVNLSDNQINEFPGVFSGLKHLDVLDLSKNKLTVVPDEASGLHVIELNLNQNQISSISENLAECPRLKTLRLEENCLQLASIPARILRDSKVSTLALEGNLFAMKDFASLEFYEQYMERYTAVKKKMF